The segment CATAGCTACAAATAGAGCTTTATGGAATATAGATCAACTTGTAAAACCAACAAGAATTAATAAAGTTTTAGAAGACAATAGTGTTTCGCTCCTTTTAGAAAAGAACAAAATAATAGTAGCAACTTCTAAAAATGGCATTAAAATTATTACGAATCTTAAAGTTGAACGAAGCATAAATTCTGAAGTTAAGACCACTTCAATAAAGAAGATTGATACTGAACTTTGGGTGATCACAAATGGAAACGGAATTGAGGTTTATAACCTCAATGATTTCTCTTTTCAAAAGAAAATAAACAAATACAATTCTTTAATTTCAAATGAGATAAATACCGTTTTTAAAGACAATCAAAATAATATTTGGATTGCCTCAAAAAAAGAAGGACTTTATAAGTATACAAACTCAGATTTTAATAGTAATAAGCATTCTAATAGAAAGAAAAAAGGAATAAAACCAACTATTTTTATTGCCAATATAAGCGTTAATTATAAAAGTATCTCTTCATTAAACACAAGTAACTTACTTTTAAAACCAACAGAAAACAACATCTCATTTTCTTATAAAACAGTAGATTTAAGCAACCCAAAAAACATTAAATACAGATACAAATTAAAAGGTAATTTTTCTCCTTGGAGCAAAAATAACAACGTTAAATTTGCTAATTTAAATGAAGGAAATTACACATTTGTAGTACAATCTAAAAAAGGTTTACAATTAAGTGAAGAAAAATATTTTTCTTTTTCTATTGACACTCCTATCTATAAAAAACCTTGGTTTTTAATATTAAGTTTTGCCTTTATTCTTTTATTATTTGCTCTTTTAATTGATGTTACTATTAGAAAGATTAAAAAGAAAAATCAACAAGAAGTAAAAAAATTACAATTAGAAAATCATTTACTTACTTTAGAGCAAAAAGCGTTGCAGTTGCAAATGAATCCGCATTTTATTTTTAATGTTTTAAACGGAATAAAAGCACTGGGTAATTCAGGAAAAATAATTGAATTAAATAAAACTATTTCACAATTTTCCCTTCTTTTAAGAAGTGTCTTAAACAATTCTCGCTTAGAAGAAATTAGCTTAAAAGATGAAATTGAATCTTTAAAGAATTACTTGGAATTAGAGAAACAAATGAGTTCAAAAACTTTTGAGTATTTTATAGAAACATCATTAAATAATATAGATTCAGAAGAAATTTTAATTCCACCAATGTTAATACAACCCTTTATAGAAAATAGTATAAAACACGGAATTCAGCTAAATTCTAAAGAGGGAAAAATCACTATTTCTTTTGAAGTAAAACACCAATTTTTACAGTGTAGAATCTCTGATAATGGAATAGGAATTCATCAATCTAAAAAACAAAAAGAGAATGAGAGTCATCATTCAGTTGCTTTAAAAGTAACCAAAGAAAGAATTAAAAACCTATCTAAAAAAAGTTCTTTTTTAATTGAAGAAACAAACAATAAAGGAAAAACATCAGGGACCAAAGTGAGCTTCAAAATACCTTTAAAAACAGATTATTAAAAATTTCTATGAAAAAACGAACCGCAATATTAGTAGATGATATGCCAATTGCATTAGAAATGTTAACCAATGACATTTCTAAGAATCATTCTGAAATAGAAATTATAGGAACTGCAAAAAGTGTTGTAGAAGCTGCCAAATTGTTACGTAAAAAACAACCAGATATTTTATTTTTAGATATTATGCTTGGAGACGGCACTGGTTTTGATATTTTAGAAATTTTTCCAGAATTAAAATCTAAAATCATTTTTGTAACGGCAAGTGATGCTTATGCGATTAAAGCGTTTAAATTTGCTGCAATAGATTATGTTTTAAAACCTTATTCTGATGAAGATTTAGCAAATTCTATAGAAAAGGCACAAAATCAAATTCAACCAGATAAAGAGCAATTAAATGTTCTACAACAAGCAGTAATAGCTCCTAATAAGAAACCTACAAAAATTTCTTTGCATACTTCAGATAAAATTATTGTTGTTAATCTTAAAGATATAGTCCGTTGTAAATCTGATAATAATTACACTACTTTCTATTTTAATGATCAACAAAATATTTTGGTTTCAAAAACATTAAAATATTATGCAGATATGTTAAAAGAAGTGGGTTTTTTAAGAGTTCATCAAAGTCACCTTGTAAACACCAAATACATTAAAGAGTTTATAAAGTCTGACGGAGGCTATTTAATTTTAAAGGATCAAAGTAACGTTCCTGTTTCTGTTAGAAAAAAAAATGAGGTGTTGGAAGTATTAAATTCATTTTAAATTCTATTGTAAAAAAAAATCCTTCTCATAATGAGAAGGATTCTATTTTTGGGTGGAAGACGGGATTCGAACCCGCGACCCTCGGTACCACAAACCGATACTCTAACCAACTGAGCTACAACCACCATATAATTGCGGGTGCAAATATAAATATTTTTTTCCTTTTTAAAGAAATAAAATTAAATTAATTTATCTAAATTTTCTACAGCAACGTAACGTTCTGAGGTAAAACCTTCTGCATATTCAACTCCTATTAACCTTCCTAGATCTTTTGCTCTATAATCTATACTATCTGTAAAATTCTTGCTCGTAATTGGCGTTTCTGGCTCATTACTCTTAGGATCGTAGAACTGAGAAGTGTAAGCAAATACCGATTTCATCTTAAGATCCATAAATCCTGTTACGTCAACAACAAAATGAGGTTCAATATTTTTCCACTGAATATAATGATAGACTTGTTTTGGTCTCCATTTTTCCTGCCGCTTCCCTTCTACCTCTGTTTCAATTTTTAATAATCCACTTAAAAAACAAGCATCAGAAACTAAATCACTTCCTTTCGGATGATCAATATGTCTGTCATCAATAGCATTACATAATACTATTTCAGGCTTATATTTACGTATCATTTTAATAACCTCTAATTGGTTCTTTTTGTCATTCACAAAAAACCCATCTGCAAAACCAAGATTTTCTCTAACAGTAACGCCTAAGATTTTTGCAGCATTTGCTGCTTCTACATCTCTTATATCAGCAGAACCACGTGTCCCTAATTCTCCACGAGTTAAATCTACAATACCTACTTTTTTTCCTAAGGAAATTTCTTTTGCAATAGTTGCTCCACAACCTAATTCTACATCATCTGGATGTGCTCCAAAAGCTAAAATATCTAGTTTCATACCTAATGTACTCATTTAAAACATATTAAAATTTTATCCGTTTTTATCATAAAAAACATTCTATTGTTATACAAATAGACAACAATTTTATACTTTTTTTCATTAATCTTCAATTAAAGAATAAAATGAATCCTCAAAAATAATCAATTTTAAAAGAAAAATTAAGAAGGCGTTATTTCTATTACGTTTTCGTATTTGTATTTAGATAAAATTGGGTCTTTTTTTTAAGATTATCATAAAAATTAGAGATTATTTCTAGGTATGATAAATGTCATAAAAACACCTGTCTAATCAGCATAATTTTACACCATCTAACAACAAGACTATAAAAAAAAATTATGATTTTAATGCTCGTTATTTTAGCAATTACCATTGGATTATTTGTTTGGGGAAAATACGCTCCAGATGTAATTGCATTGGTATCTATGCTGAGTTTATTTTTATGCGGAATTTTGAACTTAAGTGAAACTTTAAGTGGCTTTAGCAATCCTACAGTTATAATGATTGCTGCTCTTTTTATTATTGGCGAAGGTTTATCTCAAACAGGTTGGACAGCTTTAGCAGGTAAGAAATTAATTGAATTAGCGGGTAAAAGTGTACCAAAGCTATTAGTTATTATTACATTGGGTTCTGGAGTTTTATCAGGATTTGTTAGTAATACTGGTACTGTAGCTACTTTATTACCTGCAACGATATCTTCTGCTTGGAGTATTGGTACAATGCCATCAAAGATCTTAATTCCTGTTGCTTTTGGTTCTAATACAGGTGGATTATTAACATTAACAGGAACTCCACCAAACATTATTGCAAATAATGCTTTAATTGATGCTGGTTTTGAAGGTTTTTCATTCTTTGAATTTGGCTTAATAGGTTTACCGCTATTAATTATAGCATTAGTCTATTTTAGATATATTGGTTTTAGATTATTACCAGAAAACAAAACGAATAATAGACCTATAAATATAGACTCTACTTTACACGAATGGATTGAAGCTTATCAAATTGAAGATAATTATTACAGATTAAGAATACGTTCTATCTCGCCATTAATTAATACTAAAATTAGTGATTGGGATTTAGAAACCAATTTTCATGTGAATGTAATCCGTTTAAAAAGAAGACATCCAAATAGACTAAAAGGGACGCAACCTTATATTGAGATACCAGAAAATGATACAGAATTAAGATATCATGATATTATTACTATAAAAGGTAAAACCGAAGATATTAATAAATTAATGATTGAATTTAGATTAGGTTTATTACCAAAAGAATCTGCAAAAACAGAATTAAGAACCAATTTAATTAATCAAGAAGTTGGTATGTCTGAAGTTATTGTAACTCCAAAATCTCGTTTAGTTGGTAGAGAAATTAAATTACAAGACTACTTTAAAAGATATGAAATTCAATTATTAGCAACTTCTAGACATAAAAAACCCTATTTAGAAGATAAAATAACTGTAAAAGCAGGAGATAGCTTTATTATTAGAGGTCCTTGGGAAAACATTGAAAAATTAAAAAACCAACATAAAAATATTGTTGTTGTTGGGAGCCCAGAAGAAATGTTAAAAGATGTAGATGACTTAACACCAAAATCTTACATTGCATTAGGAGCATTAGCTTTAATGATTATTATGTTAGTAGCAAAAATAGTTCCTGGAGCAATTGCTGCTTTAATTTCTGCAGGTATTGTTTTATTTACAGGGTGCGTACCTTTCTCTAAGGCTTATAAAAGTATCAGTTTTACAAGTGTTGTAATGATTGCTGCTATGATTCCTATGGGCGTTGCAATTCAGAAAACGGGTGCAGCAGAAATGATTTCTAATTCTTTAATTAATTTCTTAGGAAAAGATAATCCAACCTTATTATTAGCAGGAATCTTTATTTTAACTACCACATTTAGTCAGTTTATTAATAATTCTGCAACAGCTGTATTAATGGCACCAATTGTTCTTTTAGCTGCTAGCACAATAGGAATTTCACCTGAACCATTACTAATTACAGTTGCAATTAGTGCATCAACTGCATTTTTAACACCAATTGGTACAACTACAAATGCGATGGTTATGAGTTCTGGTAATTATAAATTTATGGATTATTTTAAAGTAGGTCTTCCACTTTTAATACTATTCATTATTACAACATTATTATTAGTCCCAATTATTTGGCCATTTTAAACAATAAAAATCATTATTTAAATAACAAGTGATTAGGAGTAGACATTATGAAAACAAGACTAGTATACATCTTATTATTATTTACAATTATAAAAATAAATGCTCAGAATACAGGTAAAAATACTTTAGGGTCTTGGTTTGAAATTACAAGCTCAAACAAAATTTCTGATAAATTTACGATCAGTGGTTCTTTAACGAACTGGAATTATGAAATTTTAGATAATCAACATTTATTATTAGGAATTATAGGTTTAAACTATACTATTAATAAAGCAGTTTCTGTTGGTGTTGGATATGGTTACGGCAGCATAGACACTACTTTTGAAGAAACAAGTACCCCATATTTAATAGAAAATAGAATTCTTGAACAAATTAATGTAAAACATAAAGTAAATACATTTTCTCTATCACATAGATTCAGATTAGAACAACGTTTTATTGAATATGCAACAGCATATAAATTAAAGAATAGAATCCGTTATCGTTTTAAAAGTTCATTTCCAATTAATAAAAGGGTCTCTATTTCTATTTATGATGAAATTCATTATCATTTAATGAACGGGTTAGATTTTCACCAAAACAGAGCGTATGCGGGTTTAGGTGTCAAAATTAATAAAAACATGAATTTGCAATTCGGATATGCAAGACATAGTTATAAGACAAAAAGTTTTAACAGATTGTCTTTACAACTTCATCTAAAGTTTGATTTCAGAAAAGCAAAGATTTAATTCTTTGCTTTTTTTATTGCTTGTTCAATATCAGAAATTAAATCTTCTGTTTCTTCAATACCTACAGAAAACCTGATTAATCCATCTTTAATTCCTCTTTCTAGGCGCTCTTCTTCATTTAATAGCGCATGTGTAGTTTGTGTAGGACTTACAGTTGTACTCTCAACACCTCCTAAACTCATAGAAGGTTTTATCAATTGTAAACTGTTTTGAAATTTCATTGCATCAATTCCTTTCTTCAATTCGAAGGATAGCATGGCACCAAAACCTTTCATTTGTTTTTTTGCTATTTCATATTGTGGGTGACTTTTTAATCCTGGATAATAAACGCTATCAATATTAGGATTACCTTCAAAGTATTCAGCCATAATCTGCGCATTTTTTGTTTGCTCCTTTACACGCAAATTCATGGTTTTTAAACTTCTCTCTAATAACCAAACTGTTTGATCACTCAAATTACCACCAAAATTAATAGCTGTTTTCCAAATCTGCTCTATATGCTCTTTTGATGCCGCAACTGCACCCGCAGAAATATCAGAATGACCACCCATATATTTTGTTGCAGAATGTAAAATGATGTCCATTCCAAAATCAACAGGATTTTGATTGATAGGTGATGCAAACGTATTATCAATCATTGTTATAATACTATGATCTTTGGCAATTTTAGAAATTGCTTTCATATCTGTAATCCCTAATAATGGATTTGAAGGTGTTTCTATATAAAGAATCTTGGTGTTTTTTTTGATTAAGCTTTTAAAATCATCCGCATTATCACTTTCTGTAAAAGAATATTCTATTCCGTATTTATCAAATTCTGAAACTACAAAATTATACGTGCCTCCATAAATTACTTGTTGAATAATTACATGATCCCCTTTTTGTAAAAAAGCTAACATAGCATTAGAAATTGCAGCCATTCCTGAACTAAAAATCAAAGCATCTTCTGTATGCTCTAAAGCTGCTATTTTTTTACGCAACATTTCTTGATTTGGTGTATTTAAATATCGTGGATACCGTTTAACATCTACACCATCAAAAGCATAAGAAGTAGACATGTAAATTGGCGAGATTGCTCCTTTAAATTGCTCATCTTTTACTTCACCAACGTGAACGCAAGTTGTGTTTATTCCTAGTTTTTTTGATTCTTTCATTTGTATCCTATTTTATAGCTAATTTACTAAATACGTTTCTAATCCTCCAATAATTTTCAATATCTTCGTTTTATGATTTCAGTAGTAGTAATAGGTAAGGGAAACGTAGCTACACATCTTAATAATGCTTTGTTAAAAGCTGAAGATGTAACAGTTACACAAATTAATTCTAGAAAATTAGAAAATATTCCAGCAGCAGATGTTACTATTATTGCAGTTTCTGATGATGCAATTGCAGAAGTTTCATCAAAAATAGAAAACTCTTTTGTTGTTCATGCCTCTGGAGCTTCAGATTTAAACGTATTAAAAAATAGTAAAAGAAAAGGTGTCTTTTATATGCTTCAAACTTTTTCTAAAGATAAAAAAGTCGACTTTTCTAAAATTCCTTTTTGTTTGGAAGCTGAAAATGAAAATGATTATTTAGTACTTAAAAAATTAGCTGAATCAATAGGAGAAAAAGTATATTCTGTAAATTCTGAGCAACGCAAAGCATTACATGTTGCTGCCGTTTTTGTAAATAATTTTACAAATCATTTATATAAAATCGGGAATGACATTTGCAACGAACACAATGTTCCGTTTGACGTTTTAAAACCATTAATTAAAGAAACGGCTTCAAAAATTGAAATACTTTCACCTAAAGAAGCACAAACAGGACCTGCAATTAGAAATGATAAAAATACCATTGAAAATCATTTAGAATTACTAAATAAAAATCAACAAGAAATTTATAAAACAATTACAAAATCAATCCAAAATGGAAGTAAGCTATAAACAATTATTACACAATATAAGTACATTAATTTTTGACGTAGATGGAGTTCTAACAAACGGAATGGTAACAATAATGCCAGATGGAGAGTTGGTAAGACACATGAATATTAAAGATGGGTTTGCCCTTAAAACTGCTGTAGATAAAGGCTTAAATGTTTGTATTATTTCTGGAGGAACAAATGAAGGTGTAAGAAAACGTTTAGCCAATTTAGGAATAAAAGATATCTACTTAGGCGCTCATGATAAAATTAAACAATACAATGAATTGGTAGAAAAGTATAATTTAAAACCAGAGAATGTCTTGTATATGGGAGATGATATTCCTGATTTTCCGGTTATGAAATTGGTTGGTTTGCCTACTTGCCCAAATGATGCTGTTCAAGAAATTCAAAAAATTAGTAAATATATTTCTAACAAAAAAGGTGGTGAAGGTTGTGTTAGAGATGTCATTGAACAAATACTTTTAGTTCAAGGAAAATGGGTACACAGCTTTGATGCAAAATATGACTAAATAAAAACTGCCTAATTGTAGGTAACAAGTTTTTATAAAGTTTTTCTATATTTACAAAAAGTCATTTTATGAAAACAAAATCCTTTATTTTATTATTTTTTGTAATAACAATTACCACGCAATCACAAACTATTTTTGGAAAATGGAATTCTAAAGATGATGCAACTGGTAAAATAGACTCTGTTATTGAAGTTTATGAAAAAGAAGGAAGAGCTTTTGCTAAAGTGGTAGAAATTACAAATCCTAAAAGAAAAAATGCACTTTGCAAAGATTGTGAAGGAGAAAGTAAAGACCAACCTATTTTAGGTTTAAACATTTTAACAGGTTTAGAAAAAGAGGGAGATGAATGGTCTGGCGGAGAAATTCTAGATCCTAGAAATGGAAAAGTTTACAAATGCTATGTGAGACTAATAAAAGGTAATAAATTAAAATTACGCGGTTATATAGGGATCTCTCTTTTTGGAAAAACAGCTTACTGGGAAAGAGTTGATTAGTATTCAGTTAGCGGTTAGCGGTTAGCGGTGAACAGTTCGCAGTTGGCAGTTGGCAGTTGGCAGTTGGCAGTTAGTAAAAAAAATAACATCCATTTTTAGAATACCAAAAAAATTACGCTTTTAGTTCTTTTCTTCTAACATTGGTACAAAAGCAAAATCGCCTAGCTCATGTTTTTCAAATTCTTTGGCAGATTTTCTTATAAACAAGGTCATAATTTGTGTTTTATCTCCAACAGGAATTAACAACAGCCCTCCTACTTTTAATTGTGCTAACAATGGTTTTGGTACAAATGGCGCACCAGCAGTAACTATAATTTTATCAAAAGGTGCTTGTTCTGGTAAACCTTTATAACCATCACCAAAAATAAATTTCTTTGGCTTATAGCCTAATTTTGGCAAAAACAAAGAGGTCTTTTTAAACAATTCTCGTTGTCTTTCTATCGAATATACTTCTGCTTTTAACGCTAACAAAACGGCAGTTTGATAACCAGAACCTGTACCAATTTCTAAAACTTTATCTCCGTTTTTAATTTCTAACGTTTGCGATTGAAACGCTACTGTATAAGGCATAGAAATTGTTTGCTCTGCTGCAATAGGAAATGCTTTGTCTTGATATGCATGGTTTTCAAAACTACTATCTATAAATAAATGACGTGGAATTTGACGCACTGCATTCAATACATTTTTATCTGTAATTCCTTTTAATTCTAATACGTTAGCCAATTGGTTTCTAAGCCCTTGATGTTTTGCAGTGTCTTTCAATTATTCTATTTTTCTAAAGTCTAAAAATACTAATAAATCTAAATAAATTCTTATAAAATTGTATCTTTGTTTTTGTCGGTTTTTTAAAAATCGTAAAACATACAAAAACAAGAGTTTATGCTAAAAGCAGGAGTATTAGGTGCAGGTCATCTAGGAAAAATTCATCTTCGTTTATTAGAACAATCAGAGAAATATGAATTAGTAGGATTTTATGATCCGTTTACAGAAAATGCACAAAAAGTTGCTAAAGACTTTGGGTATAAATTATTTGATTCTATTGAAGATTTAATTGATGCAGTAGAGGTTGTAGATATTGTAACACCAACGCTTTCTCATTTTGATTGTGCAAAATTAGCTATTGAAAAAGGACGTCATATTTTTATTGAAAAACCAATTACAAAAACTGTTTTAGAAGCAGATGCAATTAAAACATTAGCGAGTCAACATCATGTAAAAGGACAAGTTGGTCATGTAGAGCGTTTTAACCCCGCATTTATAGCAGTTAATAAAATGATTGATACACCAATGTTTATTGAAACTCACAGATTAGCAGAATTTAATCCTAGAGGAACAGATGTTCCTGTGGTTTTAGATTTAATGATTCATGATATTGATATTATTCTTTCTGTTGTAGACTCTAAAGTAAAAAGTGTGCACGCAAGTGGGATCTCTGTTATTTCTGAAACTCCGGATATTGCAAATGCTAGAATTGAGTTTGAAAACGGTTGTGTTGCAAACTTAACTGCAAGTAGAATCTCTATGAAAAATATGCGTAAATCTAGATTTTTTCAGAAAGACGCTTATATTTCTGTCGATTTTTTAGCAAAAAGTTCTGAAGTTGTAAGAATGAAAGAGGTTCCTAAAAAACCAGATGAATTTGCAATGATTTTACAAAATGCAGAAGGTGTTAAAAAACAAATTTATTTTGATAATCCTGAAGTTGGTAAAAACAACGCTATTTTAGATGAACTAGATTCTTTTGCAGATGCAATAAACAATAATACAACACCTATTGTTAGTTTACACCAAGGAGCTGAAGCTCTTAGAGTTGCACAACAAATTATAGATTGTTTCTAAAAATTAATAAATAAACGCGTTAGGGATTGAGCGGTTTGTTTGAGCTCTTTTTGTCTTTTTCTGACAAAAAAGCGAGTAGCGAAAGCCTGTTAAAACGCCCAAATAAAAACTTTTTACAATGAAAAATATAGCAATTATTGGAGCTGGAACAATGGGAAATGGAATTGCCCACACGTTTGCTCAGTTTAATTATAATGTACAATTAATTGATGTTTCACAAGCTGCTTTAGACAGAGGAATGGCTACTATTTCTAAGAATTTAGATAGAATGGTTGCTAAAGAAAAAATTTCTGAAGCTGATAAAAAACAAACTTTAAGTAATATTACTACCTATACTTCTATAAAAGAAGGGGTAACAAATGCAAGTTTGGTTGTTGAAGCTGCTACTGAAAATTTAGCCTTAAAATCTAAAATTTTTAAAGAATTAGACGAAGCTTGCCCAAAAGACACAATTTTGGCAACAAATACGTCTTCAATTTCTATTACTCAGATTGCTGCTGTTACAAGTAGACCAGATAAAGTGATTGGAATGCATTTTATGAATCCTGTTCCTATTATGAAGTTGGTGGAAATTATTAGAGGTTATAATACTTCTGATGATGTGATGAAATTTACGGTTGAACTTTCTAAAAAAGTGAATAAGACTCCGGTTGCAGTGAATGATTATCCTGGTTTTGTTGCCAACAGAATTTTAATGCCAATGATTAACGAATCTATTGAAACTTTATACAACGGAGTTGCTGGTGTTAAAGAAATTGATACGGTTATGATGTTAGGAATGGCGCATCCAATGGGACCTTTACAATTAGCAGATTTTATTGGTTTAGATGTTTGTTTGTCTATTTTAAATGTAATGCATGATGGATTTAAAAACCCTAAATATGCTCCTTGTCCGTTATTAGTAAATATGGTAATGGCTGGAAAATTAGGTGTAAAATCTGGTGAAGGTTTTTACGATTATTCAGAGAATAGAAAAGCTGAAAAGGTTGCAAAAATGTTTTCTTAATGAAAAATAGTTTTTTAAGTATTTTTTTACTTTTTGTTGTGCTGCTTTCTTATAGTCAAGAGAAAAATAAACCTATTCTAAAACCTTATAAAGTTGGTTTTTTATACAGTTTTGGTACAAATGAAAATTTTTTTTTTGATGATTTAGATTATACATATACTACAAGTACTTATAAAGCTCAGGCTTTTTTTAACATTGGAAATTGGAAAAATATTGACCTAGAATTAATAATACAGCCTCAGATCCAATTTATAAAACATCAGTTGATTAACGAGCAATTTATAACTCCAGATCAGGAAAATTATTTAGAAAAAAGAACTGAATTTACACAAGTCAAAAACATGAACTTATATGGTTTAGAGTTTGGTTTTGGAGCAAAAAAGAAATTAACAGAAAAGTTAAATTTACTAGGAGCAATAAGTTTAGGTTTTTCTTACATTGATGCAAGAACAGAACGTTTAGCAAAAGGATTTACGTTTATAGAAAATTTCTCTTTAGGGTTTTCATATAAAACATTAAAAAGATACGAACTATATCTTGGAACCAGCTTTGGGCATGTTTCTAATTTAAATTTTCAAAAACCAAATGATGGATACAATATTCTAGGTTTAGACATTGGATTTTCTTACCTATTAAAATAAAAAAAAGGAACTCAACTGAGTTCCTTTTTTTTATTTTAAATTTTTATTTTTTTACTTTCCTAACCACGCATTTAACATCCAAATTGTTTTTTCTTGTTCAGCTATAAAATCGCTCATCATAGAGTTTGTGCCTTCATCAGAAGCTTCATCTGAAAGACCTAAAATTACTCTCTCGATTTTAAGTAATTCAGAAAGAGAATTTACAACCAACTCAACACCCTCTACATCATTAGAAATATTATTTCCTACTGGCACAGAAGCTTCTTTTATATAGTCTGAAAAAGTATGTAATGGTGTTCCTTGTAAAGTTAAAATACGTTCTGCTATTTCGTCAATTTTAATTTGAGAATCTGTATAAAACTCTTCAAACTTTACATGTAATTCAAAAAAGTTCTTTCCTTT is part of the Polaribacter sp. SA4-10 genome and harbors:
- a CDS encoding acyloxyacyl hydrolase, whose translation is MKNSFLSIFLLFVVLLSYSQEKNKPILKPYKVGFLYSFGTNENFFFDDLDYTYTTSTYKAQAFFNIGNWKNIDLELIIQPQIQFIKHQLINEQFITPDQENYLEKRTEFTQVKNMNLYGLEFGFGAKKKLTEKLNLLGAISLGFSYIDARTERLAKGFTFIENFSLGFSYKTLKRYELYLGTSFGHVSNLNFQKPNDGYNILGLDIGFSYLLK
- a CDS encoding 3-hydroxyacyl-CoA dehydrogenase family protein: MKNIAIIGAGTMGNGIAHTFAQFNYNVQLIDVSQAALDRGMATISKNLDRMVAKEKISEADKKQTLSNITTYTSIKEGVTNASLVVEAATENLALKSKIFKELDEACPKDTILATNTSSISITQIAAVTSRPDKVIGMHFMNPVPIMKLVEIIRGYNTSDDVMKFTVELSKKVNKTPVAVNDYPGFVANRILMPMINESIETLYNGVAGVKEIDTVMMLGMAHPMGPLQLADFIGLDVCLSILNVMHDGFKNPKYAPCPLLVNMVMAGKLGVKSGEGFYDYSENRKAEKVAKMFS
- a CDS encoding DUF2147 domain-containing protein — translated: MKTKSFILLFFVITITTQSQTIFGKWNSKDDATGKIDSVIEVYEKEGRAFAKVVEITNPKRKNALCKDCEGESKDQPILGLNILTGLEKEGDEWSGGEILDPRNGKVYKCYVRLIKGNKLKLRGYIGISLFGKTAYWERVD
- a CDS encoding HAD family hydrolase; this encodes MEVSYKQLLHNISTLIFDVDGVLTNGMVTIMPDGELVRHMNIKDGFALKTAVDKGLNVCIISGGTNEGVRKRLANLGIKDIYLGAHDKIKQYNELVEKYNLKPENVLYMGDDIPDFPVMKLVGLPTCPNDAVQEIQKISKYISNKKGGEGCVRDVIEQILLVQGKWVHSFDAKYD
- a CDS encoding protein-L-isoaspartate(D-aspartate) O-methyltransferase — protein: MKDTAKHQGLRNQLANVLELKGITDKNVLNAVRQIPRHLFIDSSFENHAYQDKAFPIAAEQTISMPYTVAFQSQTLEIKNGDKVLEIGTGSGYQTAVLLALKAEVYSIERQRELFKKTSLFLPKLGYKPKKFIFGDGYKGLPEQAPFDKIIVTAGAPFVPKPLLAQLKVGGLLLIPVGDKTQIMTLFIRKSAKEFEKHELGDFAFVPMLEEKN
- a CDS encoding Dps family protein; the protein is MNKTILGLDKKETEYLALNLNGLLANFQIYYQNLRGLHWNIKGKNFFELHVKFEEFYTDSQIKIDEIAERILTLQGTPLHTFSDYIKEASVPVGNNISNDVEGVELVVNSLSELLKIERVILGLSDEASDEGTNSMMSDFIAEQEKTIWMLNAWLGK
- a CDS encoding Gfo/Idh/MocA family protein, which codes for MLKAGVLGAGHLGKIHLRLLEQSEKYELVGFYDPFTENAQKVAKDFGYKLFDSIEDLIDAVEVVDIVTPTLSHFDCAKLAIEKGRHIFIEKPITKTVLEADAIKTLASQHHVKGQVGHVERFNPAFIAVNKMIDTPMFIETHRLAEFNPRGTDVPVVLDLMIHDIDIILSVVDSKVKSVHASGISVISETPDIANARIEFENGCVANLTASRISMKNMRKSRFFQKDAYISVDFLAKSSEVVRMKEVPKKPDEFAMILQNAEGVKKQIYFDNPEVGKNNAILDELDSFADAINNNTTPIVSLHQGAEALRVAQQIIDCF